The proteins below are encoded in one region of Penicillium psychrofluorescens genome assembly, chromosome: 4:
- a CDS encoding uncharacterized protein (ID:PFLUO_006718-T1.cds;~source:funannotate), protein MSVAPRSLGHRRQNSTPFKAKAPTMVATAVPPNRGHRRGQTVDYGSFGPQIATDRRNTPKTVTQLRDFYNEKAAIPCQQATVQQNQAYFPVAERRFAPADQSAHQTYQFSTPTTVRDQCQAFTHEQLQAIHAQVGDMTPRRITSSLSRPRSQCSETGSLNGHLNHHIHQEPERLRRNLRSNQHPSQAHAETDDWELFPQQCLVGVPPNMAISRRHDQQQVAVKAENSPEMSHAHISSSYFPLTPNHTPSKRSFDLSMYSSDLTPSKHLTQSFPPQMPSPDSSPLAPAFAELAAMPSPRSCQIPPQKFESASPTPSDLDQVAYSTSSPIKGDMDASEDSMSQIDLDTRVKACLRKTGISNEKINQYIAGPDAQDAKWDCLFPGCNSRFGRKENIRSHVQTHLGDRPYHCDVCTQHFVRGHDLKRHLKTHAGSKPFVCPCGANFVRMDALTRHRQRGMCVGGINGIQPKTTKRGRPPKNSRPDMETRVDKATRTRRRVAQKDSQQSPTTTYYESMTEASSPRSSLGLEDGPALYESPVHNDAPMFNSPNYDNAYYVAPSSYTPPASPGNSTGNLPSGPFSPAFDDDMLPMSPPQLSQTTYESALSQYDPIIAPEPYTKEYLYSDPALSPHDMSSPHTAPTLAESVGSELDPFITKDPVEDFDEEFASLTNQSMSSYPSAYPFVDASDFAATTSFYNDKTFASLSSLGEDPLSEQIDNLSNEFLVDP, encoded by the exons ATGAGCGTCGCCCCGAGATCCCTGGGCCATCGCCGCCAAAACTCGACGCCattcaaggccaaggctccGACAATGGTGGCCACCGCCGTGCCGCCAAACCGaggccaccgccgcggccaAACAGTCGACTATGGCTCGTTTGGTCCCCAAATCGCCACTGACAGGCGCAATACGCCGAAGACGGTCACGCAGCTTCGCGACTTTTATAACGAAAAAGCAGCAATCCCTTGCCAACAGGCCACTGTGCAGCAGAATCAGGCCTACTTTCCCGTGGCTGAACGCCGTTTTGCCCCGGCAGATCAGTCTGCTCATCAAACGTATCAGTTTTCGACCCCTACAACCGTTAGGGATCAATGTCAAGCTTTCACTCACGAGCAATTGCAAGCCATACACGCTCAAGTGGGAGATATGACTCCCCGCAGGATAACCTCGAGTCTTTCTCGGCCCCGGAGCCAATGTTCGGAGACTGGATCTCTGAATGGACACTTGaaccaccacatccaccaaGAGCCAGAAAGACTTCGGCGTAACTTGCGCTCAAACCAGCATCCGAGTCAAGCACATGCTGAAACTGATGACTGGGAGTTGTTTCCCCAGCAATGCCTCGTTGGGGTGCCGCCGAATATGGCTATATCTCGACGACACGATCAACAGCAGGTCGCTGTGAAAGCAGAGAATAGCCCGGAAATGTCCCACGCTCacatctcttcttctt ATTTCCCTTTAACCCCAAATCACACCCCCTCAAAGAGATCTTTTGATCTGTCCATGTACAGCAGTGACCTGACCCCTTCCAAACACCTAACCCAGTCATTCCCTCCCCAGATGCCCTCCCCTGACAGTTCCCCTCTAGCTCCAGCATTTGCTGAGCTTGCTGCTATGCCCTCCCCGAGATCCTGCCAAATCCCGCCCCAGAAATTTGAAAGTGCCTCTCCCACACCCTCGGACTTGGACCAGGTCGCCTATTCTACATCTTCTCCCATCAAAGGAGACATGGATGCTTCTGAGGATTCCATGAGCCAGATTGACCTTGACACTCGAGTCAAGGCATGCCTCCGCAAGACGGGGATCTCCAATGAAAAGATCAACCAGTACATCGCCGGCCCTGACGCTCAGGACGCGAAATGGGATTGCCTGTTTCCGGGTTGTAATTCTCGTTTTGGACGAAAGGAAAACATCCGATCCCATGTCCAAACCCACCTTGGAGACCGTCCATACCACTGTGACGTGTGCACTCAGCACTTCGTTCGTGGCCACGACCTCAAGCGCCATCTGAAGACCCACGCTGGAAGCAAGCCTTTCGTCTGCCCGTGTGGTGCCAACTTTGTCCGCATGGATGCCTTGACTCGACACCGCCAGCGTGGTATGTGCGTTGGTGGCATCAATGGTATCCAGCCGAAGACGACCAAGCGTGGTCGCCCACCCAAGAACAGCCGTCCGGACATGGAGACTCGCGTCGACAAAGCAACTCGCACTCGCCGCCGTGTGGCTCAGAAAGATTCCCAGCAGtcacccaccaccacttATTACGAGTCCATGACTGAAGCTTCCTCCCCTCGAAGCTCTCTTGGTCTTGAAGATGGCCCAGCGCTCTATGAATCTCCCGTCCACAACGATGCTCCCATGTTCAACTCGCCCAACTATGACAACGCCTACTATGTGGCACCGTCGTCTTACACGCCGCCGGCCTCGCCCGGAAACAGCACTGGAAATCTCCCATCCGGTCCGTTCTCGCCTGCGTTCGACGATGACATGCTACCGATGTCGCCGCCTCAGCTCAGCCAAACCACCTACGAGAGCGCGCTTTCTCAGTACGACCCTATTATCGCGCCAGAGCCGTACACAAAGGAGTACCTCTACAGTGACCCGGCTCTTTCGCCTCACGATATGTCCTCGCCTCACACAGCACCCACCCTGGCCGAGTCTGTTGGCTCTGAGCTGGACCCATTCATCACCAAAGATCCTGTTGAGGACTTTGATGAGGAGTTTGCCTCTCTGACCAATCAGTCAATGTCGAGTTACCCCAGCGCCTATCCGTTTGTCGACGCATCTGACTTTGCCGCCACCACGTCGTTTTACAACGACAAGACCTTCGCCAGTCTCAGTTCACTCGGCGAGGATCCTCTATCCGAGCAAATCGACAACCTCTCCAACGAGTTCCTCGTCGACCCCTGA